A genomic region of Pseudoalteromonas rubra contains the following coding sequences:
- a CDS encoding SulP family inorganic anion transporter — protein sequence MFNLIGKAPSSAKNDILSGLTVALALVPEAVAFAFVAHVDPLVGLYAAFIVGLITSIFGGRPGMISGATGALAVVMVSLVIEHGVEYLFATVLLMGVLQILAGVFKLGKFIRMVPHPVMLGFVNGLAIVIFLAQLGQFKVMDGSGTLQWMQGQQLYIMAGLVALTMAIIHFLPKLTTAVPSSLAAILVVTGLVIGLDLDTRNVLDYLKDMSGNVNATIAGGFPEFHIPQVPWTWETFTIIFPYALILAAIGLIESLLTLTLIDEITETRGHSNRECIGQGAANMTCGVFGAMGGCAMIGQSMININSGGRSRLSGITAAILLLAFILFAASLIEMIPLAALVGVMFMVVLGTFEWSSFRLMKRIPKSDAFVIVLVSGVTVVTDLAIAVCVGVIVSALVFAWEHAKHIYTSNYIDEQGSKVYELHGPLFFGSVKNFAELFDVANDPADVIIEFKHSRVADHSAIEAIDALAEKYTKAGKKLHLRHLSQDCQQLLAKAADLVEVNVIEDPKYKVASDKLA from the coding sequence ATGTTTAATCTAATAGGCAAAGCGCCCAGCTCTGCTAAGAACGACATACTGTCAGGATTGACCGTCGCTCTGGCGTTGGTACCTGAAGCTGTCGCATTTGCGTTTGTCGCACATGTCGATCCATTAGTCGGCTTATACGCCGCGTTCATCGTGGGCTTGATCACGTCTATTTTTGGTGGTCGTCCAGGTATGATATCTGGTGCAACCGGTGCGCTTGCCGTCGTTATGGTGAGCCTGGTGATTGAACATGGTGTCGAATACCTGTTTGCGACAGTGTTGCTGATGGGGGTTTTACAGATCCTCGCAGGCGTATTTAAGCTTGGTAAGTTCATTCGTATGGTACCGCATCCGGTGATGCTCGGTTTCGTAAATGGTCTGGCCATCGTGATCTTTCTCGCTCAGCTTGGTCAGTTCAAGGTGATGGATGGATCTGGCACATTGCAGTGGATGCAAGGGCAGCAGCTATATATCATGGCTGGTCTGGTAGCACTGACGATGGCAATCATCCACTTTCTGCCAAAACTAACAACAGCAGTACCGTCAAGCCTTGCTGCTATCCTGGTGGTTACAGGCCTAGTGATTGGACTGGACCTGGATACGCGTAACGTTCTGGATTACCTCAAAGACATGAGTGGCAATGTGAATGCTACTATTGCAGGCGGCTTCCCTGAATTCCATATCCCTCAGGTGCCCTGGACATGGGAAACGTTCACGATTATTTTCCCATATGCACTGATCCTTGCCGCAATTGGTCTGATTGAATCACTACTGACACTGACCTTGATCGACGAGATCACTGAAACACGTGGCCATTCGAACAGAGAGTGTATTGGCCAGGGGGCTGCAAACATGACCTGTGGTGTATTCGGTGCGATGGGTGGCTGTGCAATGATTGGCCAGTCAATGATCAACATTAATTCAGGTGGTCGTAGCCGTCTGTCTGGTATTACCGCTGCGATATTACTCCTCGCCTTTATCTTGTTTGCTGCCAGCCTGATCGAAATGATCCCACTGGCTGCTTTGGTTGGTGTGATGTTTATGGTTGTACTGGGCACTTTTGAGTGGTCCAGCTTCCGCCTGATGAAGCGTATTCCAAAGAGCGACGCGTTTGTAATTGTCCTGGTATCTGGTGTTACAGTGGTAACAGATCTCGCTATCGCAGTCTGTGTCGGTGTGATTGTCTCGGCGCTGGTATTCGCCTGGGAGCACGCTAAGCACATCTATACCAGCAATTATATTGATGAGCAGGGCTCAAAAGTGTACGAGTTACATGGTCCATTATTCTTCGGCTCTGTAAAGAATTTTGCTGAGTTGTTTGATGTGGCAAATGATCCGGCTGATGTGATCATTGAGTTCAAACATAGCCGGGTTGCTGATCACAGTGCAATTGAGGCCATTGATGCGCTTGCAGAAAAGTACACTAAGGCCGGTAAGAAATTGCATTTGCGTCACCTGAGTCAGGATTGTCAGCAGTTATTAGCAAAAGCGGCTGATTTGGTGGAAGTAAATGTGATAGAAGATCCAAAATACAAAGTTGCATCGGATAAACTGGCGTAA
- a CDS encoding Lrp/AsnC family transcriptional regulator codes for MSLNQVDRQILALLQQDASLSTAEIADKVGLSQSPCWRRIAKLEQDGYIKGKVALLDEKQLGFDMLVYAHVKLSNHGRNNLAEFEKLIMSYDEVTECYTMAGTMDFMLRIISRGIEGYEQFVRDNLLNLEYVQEVHSNVTMTCVKRTTALPI; via the coding sequence ATGTCATTAAATCAGGTTGATCGTCAAATACTAGCGCTGTTACAGCAAGATGCGAGTTTATCTACGGCAGAAATAGCCGATAAAGTTGGGTTGTCCCAGTCACCTTGTTGGCGTCGTATTGCCAAACTCGAGCAAGATGGTTATATCAAAGGAAAAGTTGCTTTGCTGGATGAGAAACAGCTTGGTTTTGATATGCTTGTTTATGCTCATGTTAAGTTATCTAATCATGGTCGTAATAACCTTGCTGAATTCGAAAAATTGATCATGAGCTATGACGAAGTGACTGAATGCTATACCATGGCAGGCACAATGGACTTTATGTTACGTATTATTTCTCGTGGTATAGAAGGGTATGAGCAATTTGTCAGAGATAACCTGCTCAACCTGGAATATGTTCAGGAAGTTCATTCAAACGTCACAATGACGTGCGTTAAGCGGACCACAGCCCTGCCGATCTGA